Proteins encoded in a region of the Inquilinus sp. KBS0705 genome:
- the purE gene encoding 5-(carboxyamino)imidazole ribonucleotide mutase, producing MNQPQPKIAIIMGSKSDLNIMQDAADVLKELGVDYEITVVSAHRTPDRMFTYARAAAGRGIKVIIAGAGGAAHLPGMVASLTHLPVIGVPVKSSNSIDGWDSILSILQMPNGIPVATVALNAAKNAGILAAQILSTADEALVANLIAFKEKLKQVVEQSAKDMES from the coding sequence ATGAACCAACCCCAACCAAAGATCGCCATTATAATGGGCAGCAAGTCGGATTTAAACATTATGCAGGATGCTGCGGATGTTTTGAAAGAACTGGGCGTTGATTACGAGATCACCGTTGTATCGGCCCACCGCACTCCCGACAGGATGTTTACTTACGCCCGTGCCGCTGCCGGCCGTGGCATAAAGGTAATTATTGCTGGTGCCGGTGGCGCAGCGCATTTACCGGGTATGGTGGCCTCGTTAACGCATTTGCCCGTTATTGGCGTCCCTGTTAAATCAAGCAATTCTATTGATGGCTGGGATTCTATCCTATCTATATTACAAATGCCTAACGGCATACCTGTAGCAACCGTTGCCCTAAATGCCGCAAAAAACGCGGGTATTTTAGCCGCTCAAATACTGTCAACAGCTGATGAGGCATTAGTAGCTAATTTGATCGCGTTTAAAGAAAAGCTAAAACAAGTGGTTGAGCAATCGGCTAAGGATATGGAGTCTTAA
- a CDS encoding NADP-dependent isocitrate dehydrogenase, with product MKTKIAVAKGDGIGPEIMAAVLRIFEAANVQLDYEYVEMGKSYFDAGHSTGMTAQAKETIERLGLLFKGPMETPKGKGVKSINVTARKVWNTYANQRDFRSLNGVDTVFSKAGIPINLTIVRENIEDTYGGIEHLLTNDVAVGRRIITRPGSAQVIRYAFEMARRKGYTKLACGHKANIMKLTDGLFLETFKEIAKEYPDIESSDIIVDDLCMKLVSRPEMFQAIVLTNLQGDIVSDLCAGLVGGLGFAPSANIGDNISIFEAVHGTAPDIAGRGIANPTALLLSGILMLRYLGFTTAAANIENALLYTLEQGIHTGDFGDKATAAANTEGFADAVIGNLGRIPAKGAVIGQPDMEVKANHDHPLKNKLTVTSTTTTEEMVGVDVFVESSKQPNELAELAQRKQTDNFQLVMISNRGTQVWPTGSIFTELVNEYRIRFEKKDGTTITQKEILHIAADLSEDFKVCSVEFLMKFDGKIGYTLAQGQ from the coding sequence ATGAAAACAAAGATAGCAGTTGCCAAAGGCGACGGTATAGGGCCCGAGATAATGGCCGCCGTCCTTCGCATATTTGAAGCCGCAAATGTACAGCTCGATTATGAGTATGTAGAAATGGGGAAATCTTACTTTGATGCAGGCCACTCCACCGGCATGACCGCGCAGGCAAAAGAAACCATCGAACGCCTTGGCCTATTATTTAAGGGCCCTATGGAAACCCCGAAAGGCAAGGGTGTAAAAAGTATAAATGTAACCGCACGTAAAGTTTGGAACACCTATGCTAACCAACGCGATTTTAGGTCGTTAAATGGGGTTGATACTGTTTTTTCAAAAGCAGGTATACCTATTAACTTAACCATCGTTCGCGAAAATATTGAAGATACTTACGGCGGCATCGAGCACTTGCTAACCAACGATGTTGCTGTTGGCCGCCGTATTATTACCCGGCCGGGCAGCGCGCAGGTAATACGCTACGCTTTTGAAATGGCACGCCGCAAGGGCTACACCAAGCTGGCTTGCGGGCATAAAGCCAACATCATGAAACTAACCGATGGTTTGTTTTTAGAGACTTTTAAAGAGATAGCCAAAGAATACCCGGATATCGAATCATCAGATATTATTGTAGATGATTTGTGCATGAAGCTGGTATCGAGGCCCGAAATGTTCCAGGCTATTGTATTAACCAACCTGCAGGGCGATATCGTATCTGACCTTTGTGCCGGTTTAGTAGGCGGCCTGGGCTTTGCACCATCGGCCAACATTGGCGATAACATATCCATATTTGAAGCCGTACATGGTACCGCGCCTGATATTGCAGGCCGTGGTATTGCTAACCCTACCGCTTTATTGCTATCGGGTATATTAATGCTGCGCTATTTAGGTTTTACTACTGCCGCTGCCAATATCGAGAACGCTTTACTTTACACCTTAGAGCAAGGCATACACACAGGCGATTTCGGCGATAAAGCTACAGCAGCCGCCAATACCGAAGGTTTTGCTGATGCGGTGATAGGCAACTTAGGCCGCATACCTGCTAAAGGCGCGGTTATTGGCCAGCCGGACATGGAAGTTAAAGCTAACCACGACCATCCGCTTAAAAATAAACTAACCGTTACCAGCACTACTACTACCGAAGAAATGGTAGGGGTGGATGTGTTTGTAGAATCGAGCAAACAGCCAAACGAATTGGCCGAACTTGCACAACGCAAACAAACCGATAACTTTCAGTTGGTGATGATATCAAACCGTGGTACGCAGGTGTGGCCAACCGGATCGATATTTACCGAATTGGTGAACGAATACCGCATTCGTTTTGAGAAAAAGGACGGCACTACCATTACCCAAAAAGAAATATTGCACATAGCTGCCGACCTGTCGGAGGATTTTAAAGTGTGCTCGGTTGAGTTCCTGATGAAGTTTGACGGCAAAATTGGTTATACCCTGGCGCAAGGGCAGTAA
- the pdxH gene encoding pyridoxamine 5'-phosphate oxidase, with product MDQKDIENLRQDYTAASLSETDVDANPIRQFDKWFNEAINYKVHEPNAMTLATATHDGRPSARIVLLKGFSDDGFKFYTNYLSRKGKEISKNPLGALIFYWGDMERQIRIEGTIDKLDKDYSEKYFHSRPKLSQIGAMASPQSQEIPGREALEQRMAALELEYADTDVPKPSFWGGYVLRPRMIEFWQGRGSRLHDRIVYKKTDNKNWKIVRLAP from the coding sequence ATGGACCAGAAAGATATTGAAAATTTACGACAGGACTACACCGCAGCCTCGCTTAGCGAAACCGATGTAGATGCCAACCCTATACGCCAGTTTGATAAATGGTTCAACGAAGCCATTAATTACAAGGTGCACGAGCCTAACGCCATGACCCTGGCAACGGCAACACACGATGGCAGGCCATCGGCCAGGATAGTGCTGCTAAAGGGCTTTAGCGACGATGGCTTTAAGTTTTACACCAACTATTTAAGCCGCAAAGGTAAAGAGATAAGCAAGAACCCATTAGGCGCCCTTATTTTTTACTGGGGCGATATGGAACGCCAGATACGTATTGAAGGCACCATTGATAAATTGGATAAAGATTATTCGGAGAAGTATTTCCACTCGCGCCCTAAGCTTAGCCAGATAGGTGCCATGGCATCGCCGCAAAGCCAGGAAATACCCGGCCGCGAAGCCTTAGAACAACGTATGGCTGCATTAGAGTTAGAGTATGCAGATACGGATGTTCCTAAACCATCTTTTTGGGGTGGCTATGTGTTGCGCCCACGCATGATAGAATTTTGGCAGGGACGCGGCAGCCGCCTGCACGATAGGATAGTTTATAAGAAAACCGATAATAAAAACTGGAAAATTGTACGCCTGGCGCCATGA
- a CDS encoding YqgE/AlgH family protein, whose translation MLSQISAAAGRLLISEPFMPDPNFKRSVILLTEYSEAGAMGFILNHQTEYLLGDILPDVSYSEIPVYEGGPVAPNTLHYIHRCPEKIADGIEIWDGIYWGGNFEQIKELITNYQLKEDEIKFFTGYSGWTPGQLDDELREDAWIVANKFDIDTVFSNNEHNLWKEAVINLGQRYAHIANFPENPMLN comes from the coding sequence ATGTTAAGTCAAATTTCGGCTGCCGCGGGGCGCTTGCTTATATCAGAACCATTTATGCCCGATCCTAATTTTAAAAGGTCGGTAATACTGCTAACAGAGTATTCTGAGGCAGGTGCTATGGGTTTTATACTCAACCATCAAACCGAATATTTACTGGGTGATATTTTACCTGATGTATCTTATTCCGAAATTCCGGTTTACGAAGGGGGGCCGGTTGCACCCAATACCCTGCACTATATACACCGCTGCCCCGAAAAAATTGCCGACGGTATAGAAATTTGGGATGGCATTTACTGGGGCGGAAATTTTGAGCAGATAAAGGAACTGATAACCAACTACCAGTTGAAAGAGGATGAAATTAAATTTTTTACCGGCTACAGCGGCTGGACACCGGGCCAGTTAGACGACGAATTGCGCGAAGACGCCTGGATAGTAGCCAATAAGTTTGATATAGATACCGTATTTAGCAACAACGAGCACAATTTGTGGAAAGAGGCAGTGATAAACCTTGGCCAGCGGTATGCCCACATTGCCAACTTCCCCGAAAACCCGATGTTAAATTGA
- a CDS encoding NADH-quinone oxidoreductase subunit C, with product MSFDDIKLLLTDKFGEAVVLGEERTGMQPALLIAPDRIADVCLELRNNPKTYFDFLSCLTGMDYGVDDGRFGVVYHLASIPYHLQLTLKVSRLNDRNEDNLPSFPSVSGVYRTADWHEREAYDLVGIFFEGHPDLRRILLPDDWEGYPLRKDYQAAEYYKGIKID from the coding sequence ATGAGTTTTGACGATATTAAATTATTGCTTACGGATAAATTTGGCGAGGCTGTTGTGCTGGGCGAAGAACGCACCGGCATGCAACCTGCCCTACTCATCGCTCCGGATAGGATAGCCGATGTGTGCCTGGAACTACGCAATAACCCCAAAACATATTTCGATTTTTTATCGTGCCTAACCGGTATGGATTATGGTGTGGATGATGGCCGCTTCGGCGTAGTTTATCACTTGGCATCTATACCTTACCATTTACAGCTAACATTAAAAGTAAGCAGGCTGAATGACCGCAATGAGGATAATTTACCTTCGTTCCCCAGTGTTTCGGGTGTTTACCGCACGGCTGATTGGCACGAGCGCGAAGCTTATGACCTGGTAGGGATATTTTTTGAAGGCCACCCCGATCTACGCAGAATTTTATTGCCTGATGATTGGGAAGGATACCCATTACGTAAAGATTACCAGGCTGCAGAATATTATAAAGGAATAAAAATTGATTAA
- a CDS encoding NADH-quinone oxidoreductase subunit D, translated as MKRHCLVPRNDGKKNRLETTSKYNEALQSYHKKIAEASVEDMVLNMGPQHPSTHGVLRLELITDGEIVKEVIPHVGYLHRCFEKHAESLTYQQTIPFTDRLDYLASMNNSHAWVMGVEKMLGIDKDIPKRVEYIRVLVCELNRIASHLIAIGTYGIDIGAFTPFLWCFRDREHVMGMLEWASGSRMLYNYIWVGGLFYDLPVGFEERCREFVEYFKPKMVELNQLLTDNQIFINRTANVGVLPLDVAINCGCSGPVLRGSGLKYDLRRIDNYSVYPELEFDVPIGTGAMGTTGDCWDRYKVRVDEIDQSLRMVEQCLDRLQKELKRTPDFDPRAKLPRKITPKAQDYYARCEGAKGELGFYFVADGRTEVPFRAKARGPSFNNLSVLPEISKGVMIADLIAIIGSIDFVLGEVDR; from the coding sequence ATGAAGCGTCATTGCTTAGTACCTCGCAATGACGGAAAGAAAAATAGATTGGAAACAACTTCTAAATACAACGAAGCCTTACAAAGTTATCACAAAAAGATAGCCGAAGCATCTGTGGAAGATATGGTGCTGAACATGGGTCCGCAGCACCCATCAACGCATGGTGTTTTGCGGCTGGAGTTGATAACCGATGGCGAGATAGTAAAAGAGGTTATCCCCCATGTTGGTTACCTTCATCGCTGTTTTGAAAAACATGCCGAATCGCTTACTTATCAGCAAACCATCCCCTTTACCGATAGGTTAGACTACCTGGCATCAATGAACAACAGCCACGCCTGGGTAATGGGCGTCGAAAAAATGCTGGGTATTGATAAGGATATCCCAAAACGTGTAGAGTATATACGCGTATTGGTTTGCGAACTTAACCGTATCGCATCGCACCTGATAGCTATTGGCACTTACGGTATTGATATAGGCGCCTTTACCCCTTTTTTGTGGTGTTTTAGAGATCGCGAACATGTAATGGGTATGTTGGAATGGGCCTCAGGCTCGCGCATGCTATATAATTATATATGGGTGGGCGGTTTGTTTTACGATTTGCCGGTTGGTTTTGAAGAACGCTGTCGCGAGTTTGTAGAATACTTTAAACCAAAAATGGTTGAGCTTAACCAATTGCTTACCGATAACCAGATATTTATCAATCGTACGGCTAATGTAGGCGTATTGCCATTAGATGTAGCCATTAACTGCGGCTGCAGCGGCCCGGTGCTGCGTGGTTCGGGCTTAAAGTACGATTTGCGACGTATTGATAACTATTCGGTTTACCCAGAACTTGAATTTGATGTACCGATAGGTACAGGCGCTATGGGCACCACCGGCGATTGCTGGGACCGTTATAAGGTTAGGGTTGATGAGATTGACCAATCGTTAAGAATGGTTGAGCAATGCCTTGACCGCCTGCAAAAAGAGTTAAAACGTACCCCTGATTTTGACCCGCGTGCCAAACTGCCGCGCAAAATAACCCCCAAGGCGCAAGATTACTATGCCCGCTGCGAAGGCGCCAAAGGCGAGCTAGGCTTTTACTTTGTAGCCGATGGCCGTACCGAAGTACCCTTTCGTGCTAAAGCACGGGGGCCAAGCTTTAATAACCTGTCTGTACTGCCCGAAATATCTAAAGGCGTTATGATAGCCGACCTAATAGCAATAATTGGCTCTATCGACTTTGTGTTGGGCGAGGTGGATAGATAG
- a CDS encoding sigma-70 family RNA polymerase sigma factor: MNNQLNVEIPADSEVIIGILNNSDSVLKKLYLAYFPMVLQLVINNNGDEDEAKDIYQEAIIVLYNKIKRGDFELSSKLKTYIYSVCRRLWLKRLKQMNRYGGDIKDFQEFLLVEDEVEAHHDRDIQLNKMADALKLLGEPCKTIMEDFYMHSKSMQDICERFGYTNADNAKTQKYKCLQRLKKLFFQQ; this comes from the coding sequence GTGAATAATCAGTTAAACGTGGAAATACCGGCAGATAGTGAAGTGATCATTGGGATACTTAACAACTCTGACAGTGTTTTAAAGAAGTTATATCTGGCTTATTTCCCAATGGTATTGCAGTTGGTTATTAACAACAACGGCGACGAGGATGAAGCAAAAGATATTTATCAGGAAGCGATTATAGTTCTTTATAATAAGATAAAACGGGGCGATTTTGAGTTAAGCAGTAAACTTAAAACCTATATATACTCGGTTTGCAGGCGTTTGTGGCTAAAAAGGCTTAAGCAAATGAACCGCTACGGGGGCGATATAAAGGATTTTCAGGAGTTTTTACTTGTTGAGGATGAAGTAGAAGCACATCATGACAGGGATATACAGCTAAACAAAATGGCAGACGCGCTTAAATTATTAGGCGAACCCTGTAAAACTATTATGGAAGATTTTTATATGCACAGCAAATCTATGCAGGATATATGCGAGCGGTTTGGCTATACCAATGCTGATAACGCAAAGACGCAGAAATACAAATGTTTGCAAAGGCTGAAAAAACTATTTTTTCAGCAGTAA
- a CDS encoding phosphatidate cytidylyltransferase, producing the protein MKKLNLLVLVMAVVALSGCSVIGGIFKAGAAVGIISVIVVILLIIWLISAFRGRQ; encoded by the coding sequence ATGAAAAAATTAAATTTATTAGTATTAGTAATGGCTGTTGTAGCCCTTAGCGGATGTTCTGTTATTGGTGGCATATTTAAAGCCGGGGCCGCTGTCGGCATCATTTCAGTAATTGTAGTAATACTACTTATTATATGGCTTATTTCTGCTTTCAGAGGGAGGCAATAA
- a CDS encoding trypsin-like peptidase domain-containing protein translates to MRDEFLETIERYLDGEMTAGEREQFEALRKKDATIDAKITEHKHFTGLLKQYGERLSLETRLNEIHDEIDVHTLKDNLMVHPSWVVQLWRNHHSKISVAASIAIFATLLTLYFTGDLSNRDPRYQQLKQEVANIGKKQDELGNKIKSTKTTGPVITAKFRGTGFALTGNGYIVTNLHVVNGADSVYVQNSDGESFHTKVIYTEPEYDVAILQINDPEFKNLGPVPYSFRKTKGDLGEDVYTLGYPGDVIKFGPGALTSSIGFHNDTTEYEVSVPVNPGNSGGPLLDAKGNIIGIISGKQTQASSAAFAVKSNYLLKAIENIPTDSLTKTLSINSKNTLANLSRTQQIKKLSNYVFMVKVYNQ, encoded by the coding sequence ATGAGAGACGAATTTTTAGAAACAATAGAGCGTTACCTGGATGGTGAAATGACCGCCGGTGAGCGCGAGCAATTTGAAGCATTGCGTAAAAAGGATGCTACTATTGATGCTAAAATAACCGAGCACAAACATTTTACAGGCCTGTTAAAGCAATACGGCGAACGCTTATCGCTTGAAACAAGGCTAAACGAGATACATGACGAAATTGATGTACACACATTAAAAGACAACCTGATGGTGCATCCATCATGGGTGGTACAATTGTGGCGTAATCATCACTCAAAAATATCGGTGGCGGCATCTATAGCTATATTTGCCACTTTACTTACGCTTTATTTTACCGGCGACCTGAGTAACCGCGACCCGCGCTACCAGCAGTTAAAGCAGGAAGTTGCCAATATCGGTAAAAAACAAGACGAACTTGGCAATAAAATTAAGTCAACTAAAACTACCGGCCCTGTAATTACTGCGAAATTTAGGGGGACAGGCTTTGCCCTTACCGGTAACGGCTATATTGTTACCAACTTGCATGTGGTTAATGGTGCAGATTCGGTGTACGTACAAAACAGCGATGGCGAATCATTCCACACCAAAGTAATTTACACCGAGCCGGAGTATGATGTAGCTATCCTGCAAATTAACGACCCTGAATTTAAAAACCTTGGCCCGGTACCATACAGTTTCAGGAAAACTAAAGGCGACCTTGGTGAAGATGTTTACACTTTAGGCTATCCCGGCGACGTGATCAAATTTGGCCCCGGCGCGCTTACTTCGTCAATTGGTTTCCATAACGATACTACCGAATACGAGGTGTCTGTACCGGTTAACCCGGGCAATAGCGGCGGCCCTTTGTTAGATGCTAAGGGTAATATTATTGGTATTATAAGCGGTAAACAAACCCAGGCATCAAGCGCGGCCTTTGCTGTAAAATCAAACTACCTGCTAAAAGCTATTGAAAATATCCCTACCGATTCTTTAACCAAAACGTTAAGCATCAATAGTAAAAACACCCTTGCCAACTTAAGCCGTACGCAGCAAATTAAAAAGCTTAGCAATTACGTGTTTATGGTAAAAGTATATAATCAGTAA
- a CDS encoding 5-(carboxyamino)imidazole ribonucleotide synthase, producing MKAFYGDLRLGILGGGQLGRMLIQQAINYNVTVKVLDPDREAPCRRLCNEFVVGSLSDYETVYNFGKKVDLLTIEIEKVNVDALEQLEKEGVVVYPQSRIIRLIQDKGLQKQFFKENEIPTAEFQVISSAQQLKESHIPFPYIQKLRRDGYDGKGVYKVLDESYLKNAFTEPSLIERMIDFEKEIGVIVARNENGEVKTFPLVEMEFNPEANLVEFLISPSTLPFEIQQEAESIAKKIAETLNIVGLLAVELFLDKSGKILVNELAPRPHNSGHQSIEGNVVSQFEQHLRAIFNQPLGDTTCRSNAIMVNVLGEAGYEGPAIYQGIEKILKCDGVYVHLYGKALTKPFRKMGHVTIVDNDREKAIEKARYVQETLRVIA from the coding sequence ATGAAAGCATTTTACGGCGATTTACGATTAGGAATTTTAGGCGGCGGCCAGTTGGGCCGTATGCTTATACAACAGGCAATTAATTATAATGTTACCGTTAAGGTACTTGACCCCGACCGCGAGGCGCCCTGCCGCCGCCTTTGCAACGAATTTGTTGTGGGGAGTTTAAGCGATTACGAGACTGTTTACAACTTTGGTAAAAAGGTAGACCTGCTTACCATTGAAATAGAAAAGGTAAATGTGGATGCACTGGAGCAGCTTGAAAAAGAAGGTGTGGTGGTTTACCCGCAATCGCGCATAATAAGGCTGATACAGGATAAAGGCCTGCAAAAACAGTTTTTTAAAGAGAATGAGATACCTACTGCCGAGTTTCAGGTGATATCATCCGCACAGCAGTTAAAAGAGAGCCATATACCGTTCCCCTACATACAAAAACTTCGCCGCGACGGCTATGATGGCAAAGGTGTGTACAAGGTATTAGATGAAAGCTATTTAAAAAATGCCTTTACCGAACCCAGCCTGATTGAGCGGATGATAGATTTTGAAAAAGAGATTGGTGTAATAGTAGCCCGTAACGAAAACGGCGAGGTAAAAACCTTCCCGCTGGTTGAGATGGAGTTTAACCCCGAAGCCAATTTGGTTGAGTTTTTAATATCGCCATCTACCCTACCCTTTGAGATACAACAGGAAGCTGAAAGCATAGCCAAAAAAATAGCAGAAACTTTAAATATAGTAGGCTTGTTAGCCGTAGAGCTATTTTTAGATAAAAGCGGTAAGATACTGGTAAACGAACTTGCCCCGCGCCCGCATAACAGCGGCCACCAAAGTATTGAGGGTAACGTTGTATCGCAATTTGAGCAGCATTTAAGGGCCATATTTAACCAACCACTGGGCGACACTACCTGCCGAAGCAATGCCATAATGGTAAACGTTTTAGGCGAAGCCGGCTATGAGGGCCCCGCCATTTACCAGGGGATAGAAAAAATATTAAAATGTGATGGGGTGTATGTACACCTTTACGGCAAGGCCCTAACCAAGCCCTTCCGTAAAATGGGCCATGTAACCATTGTAGATAACGACAGGGAAAAAGCGATTGAGAAGGCAAGATATGTGCAGGAGACGCTTAGGGTGATAGCGTAA